From Ictidomys tridecemlineatus isolate mIctTri1 chromosome 2, mIctTri1.hap1, whole genome shotgun sequence, the proteins below share one genomic window:
- the Pnpla6 gene encoding patatin-like phospholipase domain-containing protein 6 isoform X4, translating into MGTASHGLNTTSSGAEAKWDETRDVLAPSEEGPAGRTCGAQPVPFVPQVLGVMIGAGVAVLVTAVLILLVVRRLRVPKTPAPEGPRYRFRKRDKVLFYGRKIMRKVSQSTSSLVDASVSTTSRPRMKKKLKMLNIAKKILRIQKETPTLQRKEPPPAVLEADLTEGDLANSHLPSEVLYMLKNVRVLGHFEKPLFLELCRHMVFQRLGQGDYVFRPGQPDASIYVVQDGLLELCLPGPDGKECVVKEVVPGDSVNSLLSILDVITGHQHPQRTVSARAARDSTVLRLPVEAFSAVFTKYPESLVRVVQIIMVRLQRVTFLALHNYLGLTNELFSHEIQPLRLFPSPGLPSRTSPVRGSKRMISTSATEEPRETPGRPPDPTGSSLPGPIGDPTKPTSLEAPPAPLLSRCISMPVDISGLQGGPRSDFDMAYERGRISVSLQEEASGGPQAAPARTPTQEPREQPAGACEYSYCEDESASGGCPFGPYQGRQTSSIFEAAKRELAKLMRIEDPSLLNSRVLLHHAKAGTVIARQGDQDVSLHFVLWGCLHVYQRMIDKAEDVCLFVAQPGELVGQLAVLTGEPLIFTLRAQRDCTFLRISKSDFYEIMRAQPSVVLSAAHTVAARMSPFVRQMDFAIDWTAVEAGRALYRQGDRSDCTYIVLNGRLRSVIQRGSGKKELVGEYGRGDLIGVVEALTRQPRATTVHAVRDTELAKLPEGTLGHIKRRYPQVVTRLIHLLSQKILGNLQQLQGPFPGSGLGVPPHSELTNPASNLSTVAVLPVCAEVPMMAFTLELQHALQAIGPTLLLNSDIIRARLGASALDSIQEFRLSGWLAQQEDAHRIVLYQTDASLTPWTVRCLRQADCILIVGLGDQEPTLGQLEQMLENTAVRALKQLVLLHREEGSGPTRTVEWLNMRSWCSGHLHLRCPRRLFSRRSPAKLHELYEKVFSKRADRHSDFSRLARVLTGNTIALVLGGGGARGCSHIGVLKALEEAGVPVDLVGGTSIGSFIGALYAEERSASRTKQRAREWAKSMTSVLEPVLDLTYPVTSMFTGSAFNRSIHRVFQDKQIEDLWLPYFNVTTDITASAMRVHKDGCVWRYVRASASYCPYLPPLCDPKDGHLLVDGCYVNNVPADIARSMGAKTVIAIDVGSQDETDLSTYGDSLSGWWLLWKRLNPWADKVKVPDMAEIQSRLAYVSCVRQLEVVKSSSYCEYLRPPIDCFKTMDFGKFDQIYDVGYQYGKAVFGGWSRGDVIEKMLTDRRSTDLNESRRADVLAFPSSGFTDLAEIVSRIEPPTSYVSDGCADGEESDCLTEYEEDAGPDCSRDEGGSPEGASPSTASEMEEEKTALRHRRFLPQEPPSSAADT; encoded by the exons ATGGGGACAGCGAGTCACGGGCTGAATACGACTTCCTCGGGGGCGGAGGCGAAGTGGGATGAGACCCGGGACGTCCTTGCCCCCTCCGAGGAGGGCCCGGCCGGACGGACATGCGGTGCGCAGCCAGTGCCGTTCGTCCCACAGGTGCTGGGCGTGATGATCGGGGCCGGAGTGGCGGTGCTGGTCACGGCCGTGCTCATCCTCCTGGTGGTGCGGAGGCTGCGAGTGCCGA AAACCCCAGCCCCCGAAGGCCCCCGGTATCGGTTCCGGAAGAGGGACAAAGTGCTTTTCTATGGCCGGAAGATTATGCGGAAG GTGTCACAATCCACTTCCTCCCTGGTGGACGCCTCTGTCTCCACCACTTCCCGTCCCCGTATGAAGAAGAAACTTAAGATGCTCAACATTGCCAAGAA GATCCTGCGTATCCAGAAGGAGACACCAACACTTCAGCGGAAGGAGCCCCCGCCCGCAGTGCTGGAGGCTGACCTGACTGAGGGTGACCTGGCCAACTCCCACCTGCCCTCCGAGGTGCTATACATGCTCAAGAATGTCCG GGTGCTGGGCCACTTTGAGAAGCCACTCTTCCTGGAGCTGTGCCGGCACATGGTCTTCCAGCGGCTCGGCCAGGGGGACTATGTCTTTCGGCCAGGCCAGCCGGATGCCAGCATCTACGTGGTGCAGGATGGGCTGCTGGAGCTCTGCCTGCCAGGGCCT GATGGGAAGGAGTGTGTCGTGAAGGAAGTGGTCCCTGGAGACAGTGTCAACAGCCTCCTGAGCATCCTGGATGTCATCACT GGTCACCAGCATCCCCAGCGGACCGTGTCTGCCCGGGCAGCCCGTGACTCCACCGTGCTTCGGCTGCCTGTGGAGGCCTTCTCTGCCGTCTTCACCAAGTACCCCGAGAGCTTGGTGCGAGTGGTGCAG ATCATCATGGTAAGACTGCAGAGAGTCACCTTCCTGGCGCTTCACAACTACCTGGGTCTGACCAATGAGCTCTTCAGTCAC GAGATCCAGCCCTTACGCCTGTTCCCTAGCCCTGGCCTCCCAAGCCGCACCAGCCCAGTGCGTGGCTCCAAGAGGATGATCAGCACATCAGCTACCGAGGAGCCACGGGAGACCCCTGGCCGGCCGCCTGACCCCACTGGGTCCTCACTGCCTGGACCTATAG GGGACCCCACGAAGCCCACATCCTTGGAagcacccccagcccctctgctgagTCGCTGCATCTCCATGCCAGTGGACATCTCAG GCTTGCAGGGCGGCCCCCGCTCTGACTTCGACATGGCATATGAACGTGGCCGGATCTCTGTGTCCCTGCAAGAAGAGGCCTCTGGGGGGCCCCAGGCAGCCCCTGCTCGG ACCCCAACTCAGGAGCCCCGGGAGCAGCCAGCGGGCGCCTGTGAGTACAGCTACTGTGAGGACGAGTCAGCCAGCGGTGGCTGCCCCTTCGGGCCCTACCAGGGCCGCCAGACAAGCAGCATCTTTGAAGCGGCAAAGCGGGAACTGGCCAAGCTGATGCGGATTGAG gacCCCTCCCTCCTCAATAGCCGAGTTTTGCTGCATCACGCCAAAGCTGGCACCGTCATTGCCCGCCAGGGGGACCAG GATGTGAGCCTGCACTTCGTGCTTTGGGGCTGCCTGCATGTATACCAGCGCATGATCGACAAGGCGGAGGACGTGTGTCTGTTCGTGGCACAGCCAGGGGAGCTGGTGGGGCAGCTGGCGGTGCTCACCGGGGAACCCCTCATCTTCACACTGCGTGCCCAGCGAGACTGCACCTTCCTGCGCATCTCCAAGTCCGACTTTTATGA GATCATGCGTGCACAGCCCAGTGTGGTGCTGAGCGCTGCGCACACGGTGGCCGCGAGGATGTCGCCCTTTGTGCGCCAGATGGACTTTGCCATAGACTGGACGGCGGTGGAGGCCGGACGAGCGTTGTACAG GCAGGGTGACCGCTCTGACTGCACCTACATAGTGCTCAATGGGCGGCTGCGCAGCGTCATCCAGCGTGGCAGCGGCAAGAAGGAGCTGGTGGGGGAGTATGGCCGTGGGGACCTCATCGGAGTG GTTGAGGCGCTGACCCGGCAGCCGAGAGCCACGACGGTGCACGCAGTGCGCGACACAGAGCTGGCCAAGCTCCCAGAGGGCACCTTGGGCCACATCAAACGTCGGTACCCGCAG GTTGTAACTCGCCTTATCCACCTGTTAAGCCAGAAAATCCTAGGGAATTTGCAGCAGCTGCAAGGACCCTTCCCAG GCTCCGGGCTGGGTGTCCCCCCACACTCGGAACTCACCAACCCAGCCAGCAACCTGTCTACGGTGGCCGTCCTGCCTGTGTGTGCTGAGGTGCCCATGATGGCCTTCACACTGGAGCTCCAGCACGCTCTGCAAGCCATTG GTCCCACACTCCTCCTCAACAGTGACATCATCCGGGCACGCCTGGGAGCCTCTGCGCTGGATAG CATCCAAGAGTTCCGCCTGTCAGGGTGGCTGGCGCAGCAGGAGGATGCGCACCGCATAGTGCTCTACCAGACAGACGCTTCACTGACGCCCTGGACCGTGCGCTGCCTGCGTCAGGCTGACTGTATTCTCATTGTGGGCCTGGGCGACCAGGAGCCCACTCTCGGCCAG CTGGAACAGATGCTTGAGAACACTGCAGTGCGAGCCCTCAAGCAGCTTGTGCTGCTGCACCGTGAGGAGGGCTCCGGCCCCACGCGCACGGTGGAGTGGCTCAACATGCGCAGCTGGTGCTCGGGGCACCTGCATCTGCGCTGTCCGCGCCGACTCTTCTCCCGCCGCAGCCCTGCCAAGCTG CATGAGCTCTATGAGAAGGTTTTCTCCAAGCGAGCAGACCGGCACAGCGACTTCTCCCGGTTGGCGCGGGTGCTCACAGGAAACACCATTGCCCTGGTATTGGGCGGGGGTGGAGCCAG AGGCTGCTCACatattggggtgctgaaggcacTAGAGGAGGCAGGAGTACCAGTTGACCTTGTGGGTGGCACATCCATCGGCTCCTTCATTGGGGCTCTGTACGCAGAGGAGCGCAGTGCCAGCCGCACTAAGCAACGAGCCCGGGAATGGGCCAAG AGCATGACTTCAGTGCTGGAGCCCGTGTTGGACCTCACGTACCCCGTCACCTCCATGTTCACCGGTTCGGCCTTTAACCGCAGCATCCACCGTGTCTTCCAAGATAAGCAGATTGAG GACCTGTGGCTGCCGTACTTCAACGTGACCACAGACATCACCGCCTCAGCCATGCGTGTCCACAAAGATG GCTGCGTTTGGCGTTACGTCCGAGCCAGTGCCTCCTACTGCCCCTACCTGCCCCCACTCTGCGACCCCAAGGACGGGCACCTGCTGGTGGACGGGTGCTACGTTAACAACGTGCCAG CGGACATCGCCCGCAGCATGGGTGCCAAAACAGTCATCGCCATCGACGTGGGGAGCCAGGACGAGACAGACCTCAGTACCTATGGGGACAGCCTGTCTGGCTGGTGGCTGCTGTGGAAGCGGCTGAACCCCTGGGCAGACAAGGTGAAGGTTCCAGACATGGCAGAGATCCAGTCCCGCCTGGCGTATGTGTCCTGTGTGCGGCAGCTTGAGGTCGTCAAGTCCAGCTCCTACTGCGAGTACCTGCGCCCACCCATTGACTGCTTCAAGACCATGGACTTCGGGAAATTCGACCAGATCTAT GATGTGGGCTACCAGTACGGGAAGGCCGTGTTTGGAGGCTGGAGCCGGGGCGATGTCATCGAGAAGATGCTAACAGACCGGCGCTCTACAGACCTCAACGAGAGCCGCCGTGCCGAC GTGCTGGCCTTCCCAAGCTCTGGCTTCACTGACTTGGCGGAGATCGTGTCGCGGATTGAGCCCCCCACCAGCTACGTCTCCGACGGCTGTGCTGACG GGGAGGAGTCGGACTGCCTGACGGAGTACGAGGAGGACGCGGGCCCCGACTGCTCCAGGGACGAAGGCGGCTCCCCCGAGGGCGCGAGCCCCAGCACTGCCTCGGAGATG gaggaggagaagacagCCCTCCGGCACCGGCGCTTCCTGCCCCAGGAGCCTCCCAGCTCAGCTGCAGACACTTGA
- the Pnpla6 gene encoding patatin-like phospholipase domain-containing protein 6 isoform X1 has protein sequence MGTASHGLNTTSSGAEAKWDETRDVLAPSEEGPAGRTCGAQPVPFVPQVLGVMIGAGVAVLVTAVLILLVVRRLRVPKTPAPEGPRYRFRKRDKVLFYGRKIMRKVSQSTSSLVDASVSTTSRPRMKKKLKMLNIAKKILRIQKETPTLQRKEPPPAVLEADLTEGDLANSHLPSEVLYMLKNVRVLGHFEKPLFLELCRHMVFQRLGQGDYVFRPGQPDASIYVVQDGLLELCLPGPDGKECVVKEVVPGDSVNSLLSILDVITGHQHPQRTVSARAARDSTVLRLPVEAFSAVFTKYPESLVRVVQIIMVRLQRVTFLALHNYLGLTNELFSHEIQPLRLFPSPGLPSRTSPVRGSKRMISTSATEEPRETPGRPPDPTGSSLPGPIGDPTKPTSLEAPPAPLLSRCISMPVDISGLQGGPRSDFDMAYERGRISVSLQEEASGGPQAAPARTPTQEPREQPAGACEYSYCEDESASGGCPFGPYQGRQTSSIFEAAKRELAKLMRIEDPSLLNSRVLLHHAKAGTVIARQGDQDVSLHFVLWGCLHVYQRMIDKAEDVCLFVAQPGELVGQLAVLTGEPLIFTLRAQRDCTFLRISKSDFYEIMRAQPSVVLSAAHTVAARMSPFVRQMDFAIDWTAVEAGRALYRQGDRSDCTYIVLNGRLRSVIQRGSGKKELVGEYGRGDLIGVVEALTRQPRATTVHAVRDTELAKLPEGTLGHIKRRYPQVVTRLIHLLSQKILGNLQQLQGPFPAGSGLGVPPHSELTNPASNLSTVAVLPVCAEVPMMAFTLELQHALQAIGPTLLLNSDIIRARLGASALDSIQEFRLSGWLAQQEDAHRIVLYQTDASLTPWTVRCLRQADCILIVGLGDQEPTLGQLEQMLENTAVRALKQLVLLHREEGSGPTRTVEWLNMRSWCSGHLHLRCPRRLFSRRSPAKLHELYEKVFSKRADRHSDFSRLARVLTGNTIALVLGGGGARGCSHIGVLKALEEAGVPVDLVGGTSIGSFIGALYAEERSASRTKQRAREWAKSMTSVLEPVLDLTYPVTSMFTGSAFNRSIHRVFQDKQIEDLWLPYFNVTTDITASAMRVHKDGSLWRYVRASMTLSGYLPPLCDPKDGHLLMDGGYINNLPADIARSMGAKTVIAIDVGSQDETDLSTYGDSLSGWWLLWKRLNPWADKVKVPDMAEIQSRLAYVSCVRQLEVVKSSSYCEYLRPPIDCFKTMDFGKFDQIYDVGYQYGKAVFGGWSRGDVIEKMLTDRRSTDLNESRRADVLAFPSSGFTDLAEIVSRIEPPTSYVSDGCADGEESDCLTEYEEDAGPDCSRDEGGSPEGASPSTASEMEEEKTALRHRRFLPQEPPSSAADT, from the exons ATGGGGACAGCGAGTCACGGGCTGAATACGACTTCCTCGGGGGCGGAGGCGAAGTGGGATGAGACCCGGGACGTCCTTGCCCCCTCCGAGGAGGGCCCGGCCGGACGGACATGCGGTGCGCAGCCAGTGCCGTTCGTCCCACAGGTGCTGGGCGTGATGATCGGGGCCGGAGTGGCGGTGCTGGTCACGGCCGTGCTCATCCTCCTGGTGGTGCGGAGGCTGCGAGTGCCGA AAACCCCAGCCCCCGAAGGCCCCCGGTATCGGTTCCGGAAGAGGGACAAAGTGCTTTTCTATGGCCGGAAGATTATGCGGAAG GTGTCACAATCCACTTCCTCCCTGGTGGACGCCTCTGTCTCCACCACTTCCCGTCCCCGTATGAAGAAGAAACTTAAGATGCTCAACATTGCCAAGAA GATCCTGCGTATCCAGAAGGAGACACCAACACTTCAGCGGAAGGAGCCCCCGCCCGCAGTGCTGGAGGCTGACCTGACTGAGGGTGACCTGGCCAACTCCCACCTGCCCTCCGAGGTGCTATACATGCTCAAGAATGTCCG GGTGCTGGGCCACTTTGAGAAGCCACTCTTCCTGGAGCTGTGCCGGCACATGGTCTTCCAGCGGCTCGGCCAGGGGGACTATGTCTTTCGGCCAGGCCAGCCGGATGCCAGCATCTACGTGGTGCAGGATGGGCTGCTGGAGCTCTGCCTGCCAGGGCCT GATGGGAAGGAGTGTGTCGTGAAGGAAGTGGTCCCTGGAGACAGTGTCAACAGCCTCCTGAGCATCCTGGATGTCATCACT GGTCACCAGCATCCCCAGCGGACCGTGTCTGCCCGGGCAGCCCGTGACTCCACCGTGCTTCGGCTGCCTGTGGAGGCCTTCTCTGCCGTCTTCACCAAGTACCCCGAGAGCTTGGTGCGAGTGGTGCAG ATCATCATGGTAAGACTGCAGAGAGTCACCTTCCTGGCGCTTCACAACTACCTGGGTCTGACCAATGAGCTCTTCAGTCAC GAGATCCAGCCCTTACGCCTGTTCCCTAGCCCTGGCCTCCCAAGCCGCACCAGCCCAGTGCGTGGCTCCAAGAGGATGATCAGCACATCAGCTACCGAGGAGCCACGGGAGACCCCTGGCCGGCCGCCTGACCCCACTGGGTCCTCACTGCCTGGACCTATAG GGGACCCCACGAAGCCCACATCCTTGGAagcacccccagcccctctgctgagTCGCTGCATCTCCATGCCAGTGGACATCTCAG GCTTGCAGGGCGGCCCCCGCTCTGACTTCGACATGGCATATGAACGTGGCCGGATCTCTGTGTCCCTGCAAGAAGAGGCCTCTGGGGGGCCCCAGGCAGCCCCTGCTCGG ACCCCAACTCAGGAGCCCCGGGAGCAGCCAGCGGGCGCCTGTGAGTACAGCTACTGTGAGGACGAGTCAGCCAGCGGTGGCTGCCCCTTCGGGCCCTACCAGGGCCGCCAGACAAGCAGCATCTTTGAAGCGGCAAAGCGGGAACTGGCCAAGCTGATGCGGATTGAG gacCCCTCCCTCCTCAATAGCCGAGTTTTGCTGCATCACGCCAAAGCTGGCACCGTCATTGCCCGCCAGGGGGACCAG GATGTGAGCCTGCACTTCGTGCTTTGGGGCTGCCTGCATGTATACCAGCGCATGATCGACAAGGCGGAGGACGTGTGTCTGTTCGTGGCACAGCCAGGGGAGCTGGTGGGGCAGCTGGCGGTGCTCACCGGGGAACCCCTCATCTTCACACTGCGTGCCCAGCGAGACTGCACCTTCCTGCGCATCTCCAAGTCCGACTTTTATGA GATCATGCGTGCACAGCCCAGTGTGGTGCTGAGCGCTGCGCACACGGTGGCCGCGAGGATGTCGCCCTTTGTGCGCCAGATGGACTTTGCCATAGACTGGACGGCGGTGGAGGCCGGACGAGCGTTGTACAG GCAGGGTGACCGCTCTGACTGCACCTACATAGTGCTCAATGGGCGGCTGCGCAGCGTCATCCAGCGTGGCAGCGGCAAGAAGGAGCTGGTGGGGGAGTATGGCCGTGGGGACCTCATCGGAGTG GTTGAGGCGCTGACCCGGCAGCCGAGAGCCACGACGGTGCACGCAGTGCGCGACACAGAGCTGGCCAAGCTCCCAGAGGGCACCTTGGGCCACATCAAACGTCGGTACCCGCAG GTTGTAACTCGCCTTATCCACCTGTTAAGCCAGAAAATCCTAGGGAATTTGCAGCAGCTGCAAGGACCCTTCCCAG CAGGCTCCGGGCTGGGTGTCCCCCCACACTCGGAACTCACCAACCCAGCCAGCAACCTGTCTACGGTGGCCGTCCTGCCTGTGTGTGCTGAGGTGCCCATGATGGCCTTCACACTGGAGCTCCAGCACGCTCTGCAAGCCATTG GTCCCACACTCCTCCTCAACAGTGACATCATCCGGGCACGCCTGGGAGCCTCTGCGCTGGATAG CATCCAAGAGTTCCGCCTGTCAGGGTGGCTGGCGCAGCAGGAGGATGCGCACCGCATAGTGCTCTACCAGACAGACGCTTCACTGACGCCCTGGACCGTGCGCTGCCTGCGTCAGGCTGACTGTATTCTCATTGTGGGCCTGGGCGACCAGGAGCCCACTCTCGGCCAG CTGGAACAGATGCTTGAGAACACTGCAGTGCGAGCCCTCAAGCAGCTTGTGCTGCTGCACCGTGAGGAGGGCTCCGGCCCCACGCGCACGGTGGAGTGGCTCAACATGCGCAGCTGGTGCTCGGGGCACCTGCATCTGCGCTGTCCGCGCCGACTCTTCTCCCGCCGCAGCCCTGCCAAGCTG CATGAGCTCTATGAGAAGGTTTTCTCCAAGCGAGCAGACCGGCACAGCGACTTCTCCCGGTTGGCGCGGGTGCTCACAGGAAACACCATTGCCCTGGTATTGGGCGGGGGTGGAGCCAG AGGCTGCTCACatattggggtgctgaaggcacTAGAGGAGGCAGGAGTACCAGTTGACCTTGTGGGTGGCACATCCATCGGCTCCTTCATTGGGGCTCTGTACGCAGAGGAGCGCAGTGCCAGCCGCACTAAGCAACGAGCCCGGGAATGGGCCAAG AGCATGACTTCAGTGCTGGAGCCCGTGTTGGACCTCACGTACCCCGTCACCTCCATGTTCACCGGTTCGGCCTTTAACCGCAGCATCCACCGTGTCTTCCAAGATAAGCAGATTGAG GACCTGTGGCTGCCGTACTTCAACGTGACCACAGACATCACCGCCTCAGCCATGCGTGTCCACAAAGATG GCTCCCTGTGGCGGTATGTGCGTGCCAGCATGACGCTCTCAGGCTACCTGCCCCCGCTGTGCGACCCGAAGGATGGGCACCTGCTCATGGACGGCGGCTACATCAACAACCTGCCAG CGGACATCGCCCGCAGCATGGGTGCCAAAACAGTCATCGCCATCGACGTGGGGAGCCAGGACGAGACAGACCTCAGTACCTATGGGGACAGCCTGTCTGGCTGGTGGCTGCTGTGGAAGCGGCTGAACCCCTGGGCAGACAAGGTGAAGGTTCCAGACATGGCAGAGATCCAGTCCCGCCTGGCGTATGTGTCCTGTGTGCGGCAGCTTGAGGTCGTCAAGTCCAGCTCCTACTGCGAGTACCTGCGCCCACCCATTGACTGCTTCAAGACCATGGACTTCGGGAAATTCGACCAGATCTAT GATGTGGGCTACCAGTACGGGAAGGCCGTGTTTGGAGGCTGGAGCCGGGGCGATGTCATCGAGAAGATGCTAACAGACCGGCGCTCTACAGACCTCAACGAGAGCCGCCGTGCCGAC GTGCTGGCCTTCCCAAGCTCTGGCTTCACTGACTTGGCGGAGATCGTGTCGCGGATTGAGCCCCCCACCAGCTACGTCTCCGACGGCTGTGCTGACG GGGAGGAGTCGGACTGCCTGACGGAGTACGAGGAGGACGCGGGCCCCGACTGCTCCAGGGACGAAGGCGGCTCCCCCGAGGGCGCGAGCCCCAGCACTGCCTCGGAGATG gaggaggagaagacagCCCTCCGGCACCGGCGCTTCCTGCCCCAGGAGCCTCCCAGCTCAGCTGCAGACACTTGA